A stretch of Prunus dulcis chromosome 6, ALMONDv2, whole genome shotgun sequence DNA encodes these proteins:
- the LOC117632292 gene encoding uncharacterized protein At4g13230, with translation MANLTLFTSLLKFGHVARNATSTTPRIFLATAPRRIQASSSQQDAASVANEARNAAENVTQTTKDMAGKVSATAQDVSEKAKQTAQDAWSQAKGTAQKAADTVVGKTEESKEFVKENAEQVKKSMNTKNKN, from the exons ATGGCAAACCTAACTCTTTTTACCAGCCTCTTGAAATTTGGCCATGTTGCGAGGAACGCCACTTCAACAACTCCTAGGATTTTTTTGGCTACTGCCCCAAGACGTATTCAA GCAAGTTCATCACAGCAAGACGCAGCTTCAGTAGCCAATGAAGCTAGGAATGCTGCTGAAAAT GTAACCCAGACGACCAAAGACATGGCTGGCAAGGTGTCTGCAACAGCACAAGATGTGTCTGAGAAAGCAAAGCAGACAGCGCAAGATGCATGGAGCCAAGCTAAGGGCACAGCCCAGAAGGCCGCAGACACGGTAGTGGGCAAGACCGAAGAATCGAAAGAGTTCGTTAAAGAGAACGCAGAGCAGGTCAAGAAGAGCATGAATACCAAGAACAAGAACTGA
- the LOC117631915 gene encoding probable UDP-arabinopyranose mutase 5, which translates to MSNTSINNNEVDIVIAAINSDLEPFMNEWRSVFSQFHLIIVKDPDMNGELHIPEGFNVDVFTKSDIDRVVGSSTSILFSGYSCRYFGYLVSRKKYIISIDDDCIPARDTNGDFVDVVAQHIANLQAPATPFFFNTLYDPYRKGADFVRGYPFSLRSGVTCALSCGLWLNLADYDAPTQALKPEQRNSRYVDAVMTVPVRSLMPVSGINIAFNREVVGPALFPALRLAGEGKLRWETVEDIWSGMCVKVICDHLGLGVKSGIPYVWRRERGDAIESLKKEWEGVKLMEEVVPFFQSVRLPQTAVTAEDCVVDMAKSVKEQLGNVDPMFARAADAMGDWVKLWKSVGSSSPGV; encoded by the coding sequence ATGTCTAACACAAGCATCAACAATAATGAGGTTGACATCGTGATTGCGGCAATCAACTCCGACCTGGAGCCATTCATGAATGAATGGAGATCAGTATTCTCCCAGTTCCACCTGATTATTGTCAAAGACCCTGATATGAATGGGGAGCTCCACATTCCGGAAGGGTTTAATGTGGATGTCTTTACTAAGTCTGACATAGACCGAGTGGTGGGCTCTTCCACTTCCATTCTCTTCTCTGGTTACTCGTGCAGGTACTTTGGTTATCTAGTATCGcggaaaaaatatattatctcAATTGATGATGATTGCATTCCCGCTAGGGACACAAATGGTGATTTTGTAGATGTAGTGGCACAGCATATTGCCAATCTTCAAGCTCCAGCGacccctttcttttttaacacGCTCTATGATCCTTATCGGAAAGGGGCAGATTTTGTTCGTGGTTACCCATTTAGTCTGAGGAGTGGGGTTACGTGTGCGCTATCATGTGGACTGTGGCTTAATTTGGCAGACTATGATGCACCAACACAGGCCCTCAAGCCAGAGCAGAGGAATTCTCGATATGTGGATGCTGTAATGACTGTTCCAGTGAGATCCTTAATGCCTGTAAGTGGTATCAACATTGCTTTCAATCGTGAGGTTGTGGGGCCAGCTTTGTTCCCGGCTTTGAGGTTGGCAGGGGAAGGAAAGTTGAGGTGGGAGACAGTGGAAGATATATGGTCTGGAATGTGTGTTAAGGTTATATGTGATCACCTGGGACTTGGTGTAAAAAGTGGGATACCTTATGTATGGAGAAGGGAAAGAGGTGATGCCATTGAAAGCTTGAAGAAAGAGTGGGAAGGGGTGAAGCTGATGGAGGAAGTGGTTCCTTTCTTTCAGTCGGTTAGGTTACCCCAAACAGCTGTTACAGCCGAAGACTGTGTTGTTGATATGGCAAAGTCGGTGAAGGAGCAGTTGGGAAACGTAGATCCTATGTTTGCTCGTGCTGCTGATGCCATGGGGGATTGGGTGAAGCTCTGGAAGTCAGTGGGATCCAGCTCACCTGGAGTTTAA
- the LOC117631916 gene encoding uncharacterized protein LOC117631916 has product MRTPPSLLSLTIDSALFNLSSISDLSTLPEHILIDLFLKTLRAGKLNEKVLKLFKATGKDEILSLIQALNIRHTLTPVFPTRCSERF; this is encoded by the exons ATGAGAACTCCGCcttctctgctctctctcacAATTGACTCAGCTCTCTTCAACCTATCCAGCATATCCGATCTCTCAACTCTCCCTGAACACATTCTCATCGATCTCTTCctg AAAACTCTGAGAGCTGGAAAGCTAAATGAGAAAGTCTTGAAGCTCTTCAAAGCAACTGGCAAAGATGAAATCCTCTCACTGATCCAGGCACTTAATATTCGGCATACCCTCACCCCTGTCTTTCCTACCA GATGCTCTGAAAGGTTTTGA
- the LOC117630637 gene encoding wall-associated receptor kinase 2-like: protein MTMVMVMMVCLTAANVARGQPKPGCSGSCGNLTNIPYPFGTSLECSFDETFVISCNDTTYQNGGHHKQAYFPNSFIPITNISLRDHELRVSGPIARDCYYADNEEYDRHAEVVMQTNSKFPVSSKRNVLVAIGCEAIGAIESPINYDALAGCLSLCSRVEEVKNGTCSGAGCCQISIADGVIDYSLMAENLFNHSDFNPCDYSFVVEVGAYRFSSLDLVDLQKRESFPVVLDWAVGNYQSCEQVNDSSSTACQSRHSECYNSTNGPGYRCKCLEGFQGNPYLVDGCQDINECEIRNLCVSQATCHNNVGGVECHCPKGHIGDGLTSGRGCILKDDKYLRFAIPMGFCLCLLAGLIGGLWIYWGLKRRRFMKLKEKFFRQNGGLLLQQQLSDHKGSIEMIKIFTAEELKRATKNYDESMVLGQGSFGTVYKGTLLDNKVVAIKKSKVCDKNQIETFINEMIVLSRVNHRNVVKLLGCCLETEVPLLVYEFITNGTLYSHIHDRSQDSCSALSWQMRLKIATEIAGALAYLHSETCIPIIHRDVKTANILLDEDYIAKMSDFGTSRLIPVDETQLITLVRGTFGYLDPEYSQSSQLTEKSDVYSFGVVLVELLTAKQVISFARPERERNLAIYFVSQMNANRLLEILDDQVPLNEEIIEQLREVADLASKCLRMRGEERPAMKDVTAELERIMNNLVN, encoded by the exons atgacgatggtgatggtgatgatggttTGCTTGACAGCGGCAAACGTAGCACGTGGGCAACCGAAGCCCGGGTGCTCAGGCAGCTGTGGCAATCTCACCAACATTCCCTACCCTTTCGGCACATCTCTAGAATGCTCTTTCGACGAAACCTTTGTGATTTCTTGCAACGACACCACATATCAAAATGGAGGCCATCACAAACAAGCATACTTCCCCAACAGCTTCATACCCATCACCAACATATCACTCAGAGATCACGAATTGCGAGTGTCCGGTCCCATCGCCCGAGACTGTTACTACGCAGACAACGAGGAGTACGACCGCCACGCCGAGGTTGTCATGCAAACTAACTCCAAATTTCCAGTCTCAAGCAAGCGCAACGTGTTGGTCGCTATAGGGTGCGAAGCAATCGGGGCCATCGAAAGCCCGATAAATTACGATGCCTT AGCTGGATGCTTGTCACTTTGCAGCCGAGTAGAGGAAGTGAAGAATGGGACTTGCTCTGGAGCTGGGTGTTGCCAGATATCCATAGCAGACGGCGTCATAGATTATTCTCTCATGGCTGAAAACTTGTTCAACCATTCTGACTTCAACCCCTGTGATTATTCTTTCGTTGTGGAAGTGGGCGCCTACAGATTTTCGTCTCTGGATCTTGTAGACCTGCAGAAGAGAGAGTCTTTTCCTGTGGTGCTCGATTGGGCTGTCGGGAATTACCAGTCTTGTGAACAAGTCAACGACAGCAGTAGTACTGCATGCCAGTCAAGGCATAGCGAATGCTACAATTCAACCAACGGCCCTGGCTATCGCTGCAAATGCCTGGAGGGTTTTCAAGGCAACCCTTACCTCGTTGATGGCTGCCAAGATATTAACGAGTGCGAGATTCGGAACCTCTGCGTTAGCCAAGCGACATGCCACAACAACGTTGGAGGAGTAGAATGCCATTGTCCAAAGGGACACATTGGAGACGGCTTGACAAGTGGAAGAGGTTGCATCCTAAAAGATGATAAATATCTAAGATTTGCTATTCCAATGG GTTTTTGCCTATGCCTTTTGGCGGGTCTTATAGGAGGTTTGTGGATCTACTGGGGACTAAAGAGAAGAAGGTTCATGAagctcaaagagaaattcttTAGACAAAACGGTGGCCTTCTGTTACAACAACAGCTCTCTGATCATAAAGGATCCATTGAGATGATTAAAATTTTTACTGCAGAGGAGCTCAAGAGGGCAACCAAGAACTATGATGAGAGTATGGTGCTTGGCCAAGGAAGTTTTGGAACAGTTTACAAAGGAACTCTGCTAGATAACAAGGTGGTTGCCATTAAGAAGTCCAAAGTCTGCGACAAGAATCAAATCGAGACTTTCATTAATGAGATGATTGTGCTTTCTCGAGTCAACCATCGCAATGTCGTCAAGCTTTTAGGTTGTTGTTTGGAGACAGAAGTGCCCCTGCTCGTTTATGAGTTCATCACAAACGGGACACTTTACAGCCACATCCATGACAGGAGCCAAGATTCTTGCTCAGCACTTTCATGGCAAATGCGTCTTAAAATTGCAACAGAAATTGCAGGGGCACTTGCCTACTTGCACTCTGAAACTTGTATACCTATCATACACAGAGATGTCAAGACTGCAAACATATTGTTGGACGAGGATTACATAGCAAAGATGTCTGACTTTGGAACTTCGAGGCTCATCCCGGTGGATGAAACTCAGTTGATAACGTTGGTGAGGGGAACATTTGGATATTTGGATCCAGAATATTCTCAGAGCAGCCAGCTAACAGAAAAGAGTGATGTTTATAGTTTTGGGGTTGTTTTGGTGGAGCTACTAACGGCTAAGCAGGTAATTTCTTTTGCAAGGCCAGAGCGCGAAAGAAATCTAGcaatatattttgtttctcaAATGAATGCAAATCGTTTGCTTGAAATTCTTGACGATCAAGTCCCCCTCAATGAAGAAATCATCGAGCAGCTAAGGGAAGTTGCTGACCTTGCAAGTAAGTGTTTGAGGATGAGAGGAGAGGAAAGACCTGCTATGAAGGATGTCACGGCAGAGTTAGAAAGAATAATGAATAATCTAGttaattaa
- the LOC117629557 gene encoding DExH-box ATP-dependent RNA helicase DExH12-like: protein MAQHLGGGAEAHARFKQYEYRANSSLVLTTDSRPRDTHEPTGEPESLWGKIDPKHFGDRAYRGRPPELDDKLKKSKKKKERDPNAEPGPIRQSKRRRLREESVLTATEEGVYQPKTKETRAAYEAMLSVIQQQLGGQPSSIVSGAADEILAVLKNETFKNPDKKKEIEKMLNPIPNSVFDQLVSIGRLITDFQDGGDAGGSAVANGDEALDDDVGVAVEFEENEDDEDESDLDMVQEDEEEDDDDVAEPNHSGAMQMGGGIDDDEMQEANEGMSLNVQDINAYWLQRNISDAYEKQMDPQQCQKLAEEVLKILAEGDDREVETKLLVNLQFEKFSLIKFLLRNRLKIVWCTRLARAEDQDERNKIEEEMLRLGPELAAILEQLHATRASAKERQKIVEKNIREEARRLKDESGGDGDRARRGLVDRDVDSGWLKSQAQLLDLDSIAQEQSRLLVSKKCVLPDGSYRHPSKGYEEIHVPALKPRPFDPDERLVKISDMPEWAQPAFRGMNQLNRVQSRVYETALFRADNILLCAPTGAGKTNVAVLTILQQIALHMNKEDGSINHNDYKIVYVAPMKALVAEVVGNLSNRLKEYGVTVRELSGDQTLTRQQIEETQIIVTTPEKWDIITRKSGDRTYTQLVKLLIIDEIHLLHDNRGPVLESIVARTVRQIETTKDHIRLVGLSATLPNYEDVALFLRVDLKRGLFYFDNSYRPVPLSQQYIGIMVRKPLQRFQLMNDLCYEKVMDVAGKHQVLIFVHSRKETAKTARAIRDTALAKDTLGRFLKEDSASREILTTHTDLVKSNDLKDLLPYGFAIHHAGLNRADRQLVEDLFADGHVQVLVSTATLAWGVNLPAHTVIIKGTQIYDPEKGAWTELSPLDVMQMLGRAGRPQFDSYGEGIIITGHNELQYYLSLMNQQLPIESQFVSKLADQLNAEIVLGTVQNAREACSWLGYTYLYIRMLRNPTLYGLEADVLKRDITLEERRADLIHSAATILDKSNLIKYDRKSGYFQVTDLGRIASYYYITHGTISTYNEHLKPTMGDIELCRLFSLSEEFKYVTVRQDEKMELVKLLDRVPIPVKESLEEPSAKINVLLQAYISQLKLEGLSLTSDMVYITQSAGRLLRALFEIVLKRGWAQLAEKALNLCKMVNKKMWSVQTPLRQFNGITNDILMKLEKKDLAWDRYYDLSSQELGELIRMPRMGRALHKFIHQFPKLNLAAHVQPITRTVLRVELTITPDFQWEDKVHGYVEPFWVIVEDNDGEYVLHHEYFLLKKQYIDEDHTLNFTVPIYEPLPPQYFIRVVSDRWLGSQTVLPVSFRHLILPEKYPPPTELLDLQPLPVTALRNPLYEALYQDFKHFNPVQTQVFTVLYNSDDNVLVAAPTGSGKTICAEFAVLRNHQKGSDSVMRVVYIAPIEALAKERYRDWEKKFGKGLKLRIELLTGETATDAKLLEKGQIIISTPEKWDALSRRWKQRKPVQQVSLFIIDELHLIGGQGGPILEVIVSRMRYIASLSENKIRIVALSTSLANAKDLGEWIGASSHGLFNFPPGVRPVPLEIHIQGVDLANFEARMQAMAKPTYTAIVQHAKNGKPALVYVPTRKHVRLTAIDLMTYSTADGGEKSSFMLRPVEDIEPFVERISDEILRGTLRNGVGYLHEGLTSLDQEVVSQLFEAGWIQVCVMSSSMCWGVSLSAHLVVVMGTQYYDGRENVHTDYPVTDLLQMMGHASRPLLDNSGKCVILCHAPRKEYYKKFLYEAFPVESHLHHYLHDNLNAEVVSGIIENKQDAVDYLTWTFLYRRLTQNPNYYNLQGVTQRHLSDHLSELVENTLTDLEASKCVAIEDDMDLSSLNLGMIAAYYYTNYTTIERFSSSLTSKTKMKGLLEILTHASEYSQLPIRPGEEEVLRRLINHQRFSFENPKCTDPHVKANALLQAHFARQHLGGNLALDQREVIISASRLLQAMVDVISSSGWLSLAILAMEVSQMVTQGMWERDSMLLQLPHFTKELAKRCQENPGKSIETVFDLFEMDDDERRELLQMSDKQLLDIALFCNRFPNIDLTHEVQNSDNIRAGGEISLQVTLERDLEGRTEVGTVNAPRYPKAKEEGWWLVVGDTKTNSLLAIKRFSFQRRTKVKLEFAAPAEAGEKNYILYFMCDSYLGCDQEYEFTVDVKDAAGPDEDSGGE from the exons ATGGCGCAGCACTTGGGCGGTGGCGCGGAGGCCCACGCTCGGTTCAAGCAATACGAGTATCGGGCCAACTCGAGTCTGGTCCTGACCACCGACTCTCGGCCACGTGACACGCACGAGCCCACCGGCGAGCCTGAATCTCTGTGGGGCAAGATTGACCCCAAACACTTCGGTGACAGGGCTTACAGAGGAAGACCTCCAGAGCTCGATGACAAGCTTAAGAAGtctaagaagaagaaagagcgCGACCCAAATGCTGAACCCGGCCCCATTCGGCAAAGTAAACGGCGCCGGCTTCGTGAAGAGAGCGTCCTCACGGCCACTGAGGAAGGTGTTTATCAGCCTAAGACGAAGGAAACTCGGGCTGCTTATGAGGCCATGCTTAGCGTCATTCAGCAACAGTTGGGTGGCCAACCTTCGAGTATAGTCAGTGGTGCTGCTGATGAGATTTTGGCCGTTCTTAAAAACGAGACGTTTAAGAACCCTGACAAGAAGAAGGAGATTGAGAAGATGTTGAACCCTATACCCAACAGCGTCTTTGATCAGTTGGTTTCAATTGGGAGGTTGATTACTGACTTCCAAGATGGGGGTGATGCTGGTGGGTCTGCTGTGGCTAATGGTGATGAAGCccttgatgatgatgtggGTGTTGCGGTTGagtttgaagaaaatgaagatgatgaggatgagaGCGACCTTGATATGGTCCAGGAGGATGAGGAAgaggacgatgatgatgtGGCTGAACCAAATCATTCTGGGGCTATGCAAATGGGTGGTGGGATTGATGACGATGAAATGCAGGAAGCAAATGAGGGTATGAGCCTTAATGTTCAGGACATTAATGCTTATTGGCTTCAGAGGAATATATCTGATGCTTATGAAAAACAAATGGATCCACAACAATGCCAGAAGCTTGCCGAGGAGGTGCTCAAGATACTTGCTGAAGGTGATGACAGGGAAGTTGAAACGAAGCTGTTGGTGAACCTTCAGTTTGAAAAATTCAGCCTTATTAAGTTTCTGTTGCGAAACCGGTTGAAGATTGTATGGTGCACACGTTTGGCCAGAGCCGAAGACCAAGATGAGAGGAATAAAATCGAGGAGGAAATGTTGCGTTTGGGTCCAGAGTTGGCTGCAATTTTAGAACAGTTGCATGCCACAAGGGCTAGTGCGAAGGAGAGGCAAAAGATCGTGGAGAAGAATATTAGAGAAGAGGCTCGCAGGTTGAAGGATGAGAGTGGTGGAGATGGGGACAGGGCTAGGAGGGGGCTTGTTGATAGAGATGTTGACAGTGGTTGGTTGAAGAGCCAGGCTCAGCTACTTGATCTTGACAGCATTGCACAAGAGCAAAGTAGACTCTTGGTGTCGAAGAAGTGTGTGCTTCCAGATGGGTCTTACAGACATCCCAGCAAGGGATATGAAGAAATCCATGTGCCAGCATTGAAGCCCAGACCATTTGATCCTGATGAGAGGCTTGTAAAAATATCTGACATGCCAGAGTGGGCTCAACCAGCTTTCAGAGGAATGAACCAGTTGAACAGGGTACAAAGTAGAGTCTATGAGACTGCCCTTTTCAGAGCAGACAATATTCTATTATGTGCTCCTACTGGGGCAGGGAAAACTAATGTTGCAGTGCTCACTATACTTCAGCAGATTGCCCTGCACATGAATAAGGAGGATGGTTCGATAAACCACAATGATTATAAGATCGTATATGTCGCCCCCATGAAAGCTCTTGTTGCTGAAGTTGTTGGCAATTTGTCTAATCGTTTGAAGGAATATGGTGTTACTGTCAGGGAGCTAAGTGGTGACCAGACATTGACTCGCCAACAGATTGAAGAGACTCAAATTATCGTCACAACCCCTGAGAAGTGGGATATCATTACCAGAAAGTCAGGAGACCGGACTTATACACAACTGGTCAAACTTCTTATCATTGATGAAATTCATCTTCTCCATGATAATAGAGGCCCCGTTCTTGAAAGTATTGTTGCCAGAACTGTGAGGCAGATTGAGACGACAAAAGATCATATTCGGTTGGTGGGTTTATCTGCTACGCTCCCGAACTACGAAGATGTGGCGTTGTTCTTGCGTGTTGATCTTAAGCGGGGACTGTTCTATTTTGACAACAGTTACAGACCTGTCCCTCTTTCTCAACAGTATATTGGAATCATGGTAAGGAAGCCATTGCAGAGGTTCCAATTGATGAATGATCTCTGCTATGAAAAGGTCATGGATGTAGCTGGAAAACATCAAGTTCTTATCTTTGTGCACTCAAGGAAAGAAACAGCCAAAACAGCTCGTGCTATAAGAGATACTGCCCTTGCTAAGGACACCCTTGGTAGGTTTCTGAAAGAAGACAGTGCCAGCCGTGAGATTCTAACTACTCATACGGATTTGGTCAAGAGCAATGATCTCAAAGATCTTCTGCCATACGGTTTTGCTATTCATCATGCTGGGTTGAACAGGGCTGACCGCCAACTGGTTGAGGATCTCTTTGCTGATGGGCATGTACAAGTTTTGGTTTCCACAGCAACCCTTGCTTGGGGTGTGAATCTTCCAGCTCACACTGTGATAATCAAAGGGACCCAGATCTATGATCCAGAAAAGGGAGCATGGACTGAACTAAGTCCTCTGGACGTTATGCAGATGTTGGGGCGTGCAGGAAGACCTCAGTTTGATTCTTATGGAGAAGGAATTATAATTACTGGCCACAATGAACTACAATACTATCTTTCTTTGATGAACCAACAACTTCCTATTGAAAGTCAATTTGTCTCCAAATTGGCAGATCAACTGAATGCTGAAATCGTTCTTGGAACTGTTCAAAATGCTAGAGAAGCTTGCAGTTGGTTAGGATACACTTACTTGTATATTCGCATGTTACGTAATCCTACACTCTATGGTTTGGAAGCTGATGTTCTCAAAAGAGATATTACGTTGGAGGAGAGACGAGCTGATTTG ATCCATTCCGCTGCAACCATCTTGGACAAAAGCAATTTGATTAAGTACGACAGAAAAAGTGGATATTTCCAGGTTACAGACTTGGGTCGTATTGCAAGCTATTACTATATAACTCATGGAACAATATCCACATATAACGAACATTTGAAGCCCACGATGGGGGATATTGAGCTTTGCCGATTGTTCTCGCTCAGTGAGGAATTCAAGTATGTTACTGTGCGGCAGGATGAAAAGATGGAGCTAGTAAAGCTTTTGGATCGTGTTCCCATTCCTGTCAAGGAAAGCCTGGAAGAGCCCAGTGCCAAGATTAATGTTTTGCTGCAAGCATATATTTCACAGCTGAAGCTTGAGGGGCTTTCATTGACATCTGATATGGTTTACATTACTCAG aGTGCGGGGCGTCTCCTACGAGCTCTTTTCGAGATTGTTTTGAAACGAGGATGGGCTCAACTAGCAGAAAAGGCTTTGAACTTGTGTAAAATGGTTAACAAGAAGATGTGGAGTGTCCAAACACCTCTTCGCCAATTCAATGGTATTACAAATGATATTTTGATGaagttggagaagaaagaTTTGGCCTGGGATAGGTACTATGACCTCTCTTCACAGGAGCTAGGGGAGCTTATTCGTATGCCAAGGATGGGAAGAGCACTTCATAAGTTCATCCACCAGTTCCCCAAATTAAACCTGGCAGCCCATGTGCAGCCAATTACTCGCACTGTATTGAGGGTTGAGCTGACTATAACACCAGACTTTCAATGGGAGGACAAAGTACATGGATATGTGGAGCCGTTTTGGGTAATAGTGGAGGATAATGATGGTGAATATGTTCTTCATCATGAATATTTTCTGCTGAAGAAGCAGTATATTGATGAGGACCATACTTTGAACTTTACAGTGCCAATTTATGAGCCCCTTCCGCCTCAATACTTCATTCGTGTTGTGTCTGATAGGTGGCTTGGGTCACAGACTGTTTTACCTGTTTCTTTCAGACACCTCATCTTGCCGGAGAAGTATCCTCCACCTACTGAGTTATTGGACTTGCAACCACTTCCTGTGACTGCATTAAGGAATCCGTTATATGAAGCCCTGTATCAAGATTTTAAGCATTTTAATCCTGTCCAGACCCAGGTCTTCACTGTTTTGTATAATTCAGATGACAATGTCTTAGTTGCTGCACCAACAGGGAGTGGGAAGACCATATGTGCAGAGTTTGCTGTACTGAGGAATCATCAAAAGGGGTCTGATAGTGTCATGCGTGTTGTGTATATTGCACCTATTGAAGCTCTTGCTAAGGAACGTTATCGTGACTGGGAGAAGAAGTTTGGAAAGGGTCTGAAACTGCGCATCGAATTATTAACAGGGGAAACAGCAACAGACGCAAAACTGCTTGAGAAAGGTCAGATTATCATCAGCACTCCAGAGAAATGGGATGCTTTATCCCGCCGCTGGAAACAGAGGAAGCCTGTTCAACAGGTTAGTCTTTTTATTATAGATGAACTCCACTTGATTGGTGGTCAGGGTGGTCCCATCTTGGAGGTAATAGTCTCTAGAATGAGATACATAGCCAGTCTATCTGAGAACAAGATTCGTATTGTGGCTCTGTCAACTTCTCTTGCAAATGCAAAGGATCTTGGAGAATGGATAGGAGCTAGCTCTCATGGCCTTTTCAATTTTCCTCCTGGTGTGCGCCCAGTGCCTCTGGAAATACACATTCAGGGGGTGGACTTAGCCAATTTTGAAGCAAGGATGCAAGCAATGGCAAAACCCACATACACTGCAATTGTCCAACATGCCAAGAATGGGAAACCGGCTCTTGTGTATGTTCCTACAAGGAAACATGTCCGGCTAACTGCTATAGATCTGATGACTTACTCAACTGCAGACGGTGGGGAGAAATCGTCGTTTATGTTGCGGCCTGTAGAGGACATAGAGCCTTTCGTTGAAAGAATTAGTGATGAAATTTTGAGAGGCACTTTGCGCAATGGAGTGGGCTACTTGCATGAAGGATTAACCAGTTTGGATCAAGAGGTTGTGTCACAGCTTTTTGAAGCTGGGTGGATTCAAGTGTGTGTCATGAGCAGTTCAATGTGTTGGGGTGTGTCATTGTCAGCCCATTTGGTGGTTGTGATGGGAACCCAATATTATGATGGCCGGGAAAATGTTCACACTGATTACCCTGTTACTGATCTATTGCAGATGATGGGTCATGCCAGTCGACCTCTGCTAGATAATTCTGGGAAATGTGTCATCCTCTGCCATGCACCTCGCAAAGAATACTACAAGAAGTTCCTTTACGAAGCATTCCCTGTTGAAAGCCATTTGCACCATTACCTACATGATAATCTTAATGCAGAAGTTGTTTCTGGAATAATTGAGAACAAGCAAGATGCTGTTGATTACCTTACCTGGACCTTCTTGTACAGGAGGCTCACACAAAATCCCAACTATTACAATCTTCAGGGAGTTACTCAGCGGCATCTTTCTGATCATCTCTCAGAGCTTGTTGAAAATACACTGACTGACTTGGAAGCCAGCAAGTGTGTTGCTATTGAGGATGACATGGACCTTTCTTCTTTGAATCTTGGCATGATAGCTGCATATTATTATACCAATTATACTACCATTGAGCGTTTCAGTTCTTCCTTAACTTCGAAAACAAAGATGAAGGGTCTTCTTGAGATTCTAACTCATGCTTCAGAGTATTCACAACTTCCTATACGACCTGGGGAGGAAGAGGTGCTTCGAAGGCTAATTAACCACCAGAGGTTTTCCTTTGAGAATCCAAAATGCACAGATCCTCATGTTAAAGCAAATGCTCTGCTTCAGGCCCACTTCGCAAGGCAACATCTGGGTGGGAACCTAGCATTGGACCAGCGAGAGGTGATCATTTCTGCAAGTCGGTTGCTTCAGGCAATGGTTGATGTCATTTCCAGCAGTGGCTGGCTAAGCCTTGCGATATTAGCCATGGAAGTCAGCCAGATGGTGACTCAGGGAATGTGGGAGCGCGACTCGATGCTTCTACAGCTCCCTCACTTCACAAAGGAGTTGGCAAAGAGATGCCAAGAAAATCCTGGAAAGAGTATAGAGACagtatttgatttgtttgagatggatgatgatgagagGCGAGAGCTACTCCAGATGTCAGATAAGCAGTTGTTGGATATTGCACTATTTTGCAACCGGTTTCCCAACATTGATCTGACACATGAGGTTCAGAATAGTGATAATATAAGGGCCGGGGGAGAGATCAGTCTGCAAGTCACCCTTGAGCGTGACCTTGAGGGGAGGACAGAGGTGGGCACAGTTAATGCTCCGAGATATCCAAAGGCCAAAGAGGAGGGGTGGTGGCTTGTAGTTGGGGATACCAAGACTAATTCATTGCTTGCCATCAAGAGATTTTCCTTTCAAAGGAGGACAAAGGTGAAGCTTGAATTTGCTGCTCCTGCAGAAGCCGGAGAGAAGAATTATATCCTTTATTTCATGTGTGATTCATATTTGGGATGTGATCAGGAATATGAGTTCACTGTTGATGTTAAAGATGCAGCAGGGCCTGATGAGGACAGTGGGGGAGAATGA